A window from Erythrolamprus reginae isolate rEryReg1 chromosome 9, rEryReg1.hap1, whole genome shotgun sequence encodes these proteins:
- the KIFC3 gene encoding kinesin-like protein KIFC3 isoform X3, giving the protein MNRLHSILGGTDLEKHRDLLLAENMHLKQELKLCEAQLQELRKHSIRCTDCAHSQENVKLQEKLVQVKQEAEDAKGRLSELDLEVEQKTNRLAEVELRLKDSLAERAEEEERLSRRLRDSQEVIASLKAQPQQVKYVIKTMEVESSKTKQALSEAQSRNQYLQDQVGMQRQVLKEMEQQLQNSQKVAAQLRAQMTMYESELEQSREQMLEEMQNMEEDKNRAVEEAFAQAQLEMKAVHENLAGVRANLLTLQPALRTLTSDYNSLKRQVKDFPVLLQEALQSARTEIGQAIEEVSSTNLELLRKYRKELQLRKKCHNELVRLKGNIRVFGRVRPIQAEDGEGPEAAGAVTFDPEDDAILHLMHKGKLVSFELDKVFRPEATQEDVFREVQALITSCIDGYNVCIFAYGQTGAGKTYTMEGSPENPGINQRALRLLFSEVRSKAADWNYSITVSVAEIYNEALRDLLGKDPQEKLEIRLCPDGSGQLYVPGLTEFPVHSVEDINQVFDLGYVNRATECTYLNEHSSRSHALLMVTVKGTDCSTGIKTTGKLNLVDLAGSERVGRSGAEGSRLREAQYINKSLSALGDVIYALRSRQSHVPFRNSKLTYLLQDSLSGESKTLMMVQVSPVEKNTSETLCSLKFAERVRSVELGPGTRKAEMGSWTSQEHLEPQLCFPVAACLQVEPSAVLQPCIRTQPSPRTGRSSSLRARPQSTGKTRPSPL; this is encoded by the exons GGTGGGACAGACCTGGAGAAGCATCGAGACCTCCTGCTTGCAGAGAACATGCACTTGAAGCAGGAGCTGAAGCTGTGTGAGGCCCAGCTGCAGGAGCTGAGGAAGCATTCGATCAGGTGCACCGACTGTGCCCACAGCCAG GAGAACGTGAAGCTGCAGGAGAAGCTGGTGCAGGTGAAACAGGAAGCAGAGGATGCAAAAGGGCGCCTTTCAGAGTTGGACCTGGAGGTGGAGCAGAAGACCAACCGTCTGGCGGAGGTGGAGTTGCGGCTGAAGGACTCGTTGGCCGAGAGGGCTGAGGAGGAGGAGCGGCTGAGCCGAAGACTGCGGGACAGCCAGGAAGTCATAGCCAGCCTCAAGGCCCAGCCTCAGCAGGTCAAG TATGTCATTAAAACGATGGAAGTTGAATCCTCCAAGACCAAGCAGGCCCTCAGCGAAGCCCAGTCGCGGAATCAATACTTACAGGACCAGGTTGGGATGCAGAGGCAGGTGCTGAAGGAGATGGAGCAGCAGCTACAGAACTCCCAGAAGGTGGCGGCTCAGCTCAGGGCCCAG ATGACGATGTACGAATCCGAGCTCGAGCAGTCCCGGGAGCAGATGCTGGAGGAGATGCAGAACATGGAGGAGGACAAGAACCGAGCCGTCGAGGAAGCGTTTGCTCAAGCGCAACTGGAAATGAAAGCCGTTCACGAAAACCTTGCAG GCGTGCGAGCCAACCTGCTGACGCTCCAGCCTGCGCTTCGTACTCTCACGAGCGACTACAACAGTTTGAAGCGACAGGTCAAGGATTTCCCTGTTCTGCTGCAAGAGGCTTTGCAGAGCGCCAGGACTGAG ATCGGGCAAGCCATTGAAGAAGTGAGCAGCACCAACCTGGAGCTGCTGAGGAAATACCGGAAGGAGCTGCAACTCCGCAAGAAATGCCACAACGAGCTGGTGCGATTGAAAG GTAATATCCGAGTGTTTGGCCGTGTGAGGCCCATACAAGCAGAGGATGGCGAAGGGCCAGAAGCTGCGGGCGCAGTGACCTTTGACCCTGAAGATGATGCCATCCTCCATCTGATGCACAAAGGGAAGCTGGTGTCCTTCGAACTGGACAAAGTTTTCCGTCCAGAAGCAACACAAGAAGAC GTCTTCCGAGAAGTTCAGGCGCTGATCACCTCGTGCATTGATGGTTACAACGTTTGCATTTTTGCCTATGGACAAACTGGGGCTGGCAAGACCTACACCATGGAG GGCAGCCCAGAAAACCCCGGGATCAACCAGCGGGCTCTGCGGCTTCTCTTCTCCGAGGTTCGGTCCAAGGCCGCCGACTGGAATTACAGCATCACTGTCAGCGTGGCTGAAATCTATAACGAGGCTCTCAG GGACCTGCTTGGGAAGGATCCCCAGGAGAAGCTGGAGATCAGGCTCTGCCCAGATGGCAGCGGGCAGCTTTATGTCCCAGGCCTGACCGAGTTCCCCGTCCACAGCGTGGAAGACATCAACCAG GTCTTTGACCTCGGTTATGTCAACCGAGCCACGGAGTGCACCTACCTCAACGAGCACAGCTCCAGATCTCACGCCCTCCTCATGGTCACCGTGAAGGGAACCGATTGCAGCACAGGAATAAAAACCACAG GAAAGCTGAATCTCGTAGATCTGGCAGGCTCTGAGCGTGTGGGTAGATCTGGTGCCGAAGGGAGCAGGTTGCGTGAGGCTCAATACATCAACAAGTCGCTTTCGGCTTTGGGCGACGTGATCTATGCGCTGCGTTCCCGCCAGTCCCATGTGCCCTTCCGCAACTCCAAGCTGACCTACCTGCTCCAGGATTCTCTCAGTGGGGAAAGCAAGACCCTCATGATGGTCCAG GTCTCCCCGGTTGAGAAGAATACGAGCGAGACGCTCTGCTCCCTCAAGTTTGCCGAGAGAGTCCGCTCCGTGGAACTGGGCCCCGGCACTCGGAAGGCAGAGATGGGCTCTTGGACCAGCCAGGAGCACTTAGAG CCACAGCTCTGTTTCCCCGTGGCTGCTTGTCTCCAGGTGGAGCCCTCCGCCGTCCTTCAGCCCTGCATCCGGACCCAGCCGTCTCCTCGAACGGGGCGATCCAGCTCGCTCCGGGCAAGGCCCCAGAGTACAG GGAAAACGAGGCCGAGCCCTCTATGA